One Algibacter sp. L3A6 genomic region harbors:
- a CDS encoding LamG-like jellyroll fold domain-containing protein: MKQPDLIKSRRFFMPSFLEKLSSKNNKYNPLFLIKSLSQFAKNHSNFFLKSLQLKKASPMLLLFCCFYSAVAFSQVPANNDLIDATTVTHSSSWCSANGAYTTLNATADGPKGIAWANGPNFNVWFKFQATAAQVNVKLTPDGMRYPYLALWDINQVEIQSKNYIDASSSINAQSNSLTIGDWYYVSVDNHSSNSHRGAFSLCIEDKVDFDFKEGAVEVPHTANWCSADAEYTTSNGYPDGPKGSAWSSDPNANVWFKFKATTTQINAEVKHGGTFGSARYPLLALWDASGTEVTSKNFNYTGSSIRIQSKNLTTGNWYYISVDNYSSPAYRGSFIFCVDDKVNFDFKEGAIEVPHTANWCSADAEYTTVDGSPDGVKGSAWASDPNANVWFKFKATTTQVNAEVKHGGVLGDGRYPLLALWDASGTEINSINFNYTANSINVQSNNLTIGDWYYISADNYNSTSYRGSFTLCVDDKVNFNYKEGALEIPHTANWCSADAEYTTVYGSPDQVKGSAWSSDPNANVWFKFKATTTQINAEVKHGGTFGSARYPLLALWDASGTEVNSTNFNYSADYVNVQSSNLTIGDWYYISADNYNSTAYRGSFTLCVDDKVNFDYKEGAIEVPHTADWCSADAEYSTIHASPDGTKGSAWANGPNFNVWFKFKATSTQVNAEVKKDGTFGDMRYSYVALWEEDGTEITSKNYNNALNTRNVQSNNLTIGNWYYISVDNHSSTSYSGTFTLCVDDEVDFDYKEGAIEVPHTTSWCSGDDEYNTYNASPDGTKGSSWYDGPNYNVWFKFQATAAQVNAQVKIGDPSKNIRYASMALWDQSGNEVKSASYYSVDSSINVQTNNLTIGDWYYISVDHRNSIYYMGDFTLCIEDKVGYDYKEGAIEVPHTTSWCSEDEEYTTFNASPDEAKGSNWYDGPNYNVWFKFQATAAQINAHLKIGGTYGDIAYPFIAIWDNAGTEIKSTNYYSSYSSIKVQSNNLIVGDWYYISVDHRDNINYRGTFSLCIEDKVDFDYKEGAVEVPHTDSWCSGDADYSTVHASADSDRGSTWFDGPNYNVWFKFQATSTQLRADVKIGGAYGDVDFPFIALWDATETEIKSTNYYNNESINLQTNNLIIGDWYYISVDHRNSIYYRGTFTLCIENKVGYDYKEGALEVPHTANWCSGDAEYSTIHATADRDKGSAWFDGPNYNVWFKFQATTTQLKADLKIGGVYGNMDYPYIALWDVAGTEIKSENYFNSTDSINLQSNSLTIGDWYYISVDHRNAAYYRGAFSLCIENTIDYDYYEAAIDITSLINSCSADAIYTTRGASPDLNSGTAWNNSGPKYNRWFKFIAPPVSGQFNILIDRGDEKGTQRGTQVALWKDGGTIEVNSARYSSSNDDVTLSATNLIPGDTYYISVDTYSSNSYTGTFTICLENTFIDFNGTDYYVDFGRNHNFTSQFSLESWVLQKTNSGTAAIISKGETQTGNLRGYHLTIKNGYPNLSWYDNSGNAILDLSSPFKITENTWHHVATSFNGSIASLYLDGVLVASQSTSRPLSNNQSFLIGASYDSSSASSVKNNFNGFIDEVRVWNVGLTQQQIQDMMNQEIAQSGTVVNGKITNQDVHSGLRWSNLRGYYPMTDNTATDHSNYNIDGTSKNNTTTIQAQTAPLPYKSTTNGNWENATIWLNNDVQYAPNTDMYGTHINWNIAEINHNINNTTGHSVSALIIDSPGTLTVKASDSLSVSRYLKLNGELTLEGDSQLIQGADSELDVTSSGTLLKNQQGSADTFTYNYWSSPVGPQNITSNNNSYKLPEIFDGVTFLTSGYNGSVSPLGISTAWIWKFNNRTSDDYSEWQHVGNTGSLLPGEGFSMKGPGSGIPSELQNYLLKGKPNNGDINLTINAGNEYLVGNPYPSAIDAKAFILDNGTTIAGPGSTTGTLYFWEHWGGNSHNYSSYQGGYASYSLSGGVPAASKASSNPDVDQGGVSTKTPGRYIPVAQGFFVAAEATGTIKFNNAQRVFQTEDGTNSVFLKSTNSKNTNTSPNNHDDLREKLRIGFYSTNKIKRQLLTTVDPSASIGYDWGYDGPNIDYQIDDMYWLIDDNTYVIQGIDEITETTVLPLGIHLKNEGVNIISIDEIENEVTPYDIYLHDKELNLYHNLRESNYYVTLIAGKYLDRFEITFTNSSETLGTTALELVNRPVLVSFSNDNESVVISNPNALYIKSTEIFNMLGQSVYSFDTKSNETSIIQATENISTGSYIIKLNTDNGIVTNKVLIE; encoded by the coding sequence ATGAAACAACCAGATCTGATTAAATCTCGAAGGTTTTTTATGCCTTCTTTTTTAGAAAAACTGTCTTCAAAAAACAATAAATACAATCCATTGTTTTTAATAAAATCTTTATCTCAGTTTGCTAAGAACCATTCAAATTTTTTTCTAAAATCACTACAACTAAAAAAAGCTTCACCAATGTTGCTTTTATTTTGTTGCTTTTATTCTGCTGTCGCTTTTTCTCAAGTGCCTGCTAATAATGATTTAATAGATGCCACAACTGTTACGCATAGTTCAAGTTGGTGTTCTGCAAATGGCGCTTACACTACACTTAATGCAACAGCCGACGGCCCGAAAGGAATAGCATGGGCAAATGGGCCAAACTTTAACGTCTGGTTTAAATTTCAGGCTACAGCAGCGCAAGTCAATGTTAAATTAACGCCTGACGGTATGCGCTATCCTTATTTAGCGCTATGGGATATTAACCAAGTAGAAATTCAAAGTAAAAATTATATTGACGCTAGTAGTTCAATAAATGCACAATCCAACAGTTTAACTATTGGCGATTGGTACTATGTATCGGTAGACAACCACAGCTCAAACAGCCATCGAGGTGCTTTTAGCTTATGTATTGAAGATAAGGTTGATTTCGATTTTAAGGAAGGTGCCGTTGAAGTACCACATACTGCAAACTGGTGCTCTGCTGATGCAGAATACACAACAAGTAACGGCTATCCCGATGGCCCTAAAGGTTCTGCATGGTCTAGTGATCCAAACGCTAATGTATGGTTTAAATTTAAAGCCACAACTACGCAAATTAATGCCGAAGTAAAGCATGGCGGTACATTTGGTAGTGCGCGCTACCCCTTATTAGCACTTTGGGATGCATCTGGTACAGAAGTTACAAGTAAGAATTTCAATTACACAGGAAGTTCCATTAGGATACAATCTAAAAACTTAACTACTGGAAATTGGTACTATATATCGGTAGATAATTACAGCTCTCCTGCCTACCGTGGCAGCTTTATCTTTTGCGTTGACGATAAGGTAAATTTTGATTTTAAAGAAGGCGCTATTGAAGTGCCACATACAGCAAATTGGTGCTCTGCTGATGCAGAATACACAACAGTTGATGGGTCTCCCGATGGAGTTAAAGGTTCCGCTTGGGCTAGTGACCCCAACGCTAATGTTTGGTTTAAGTTTAAAGCCACAACTACACAAGTAAATGCTGAAGTAAAGCATGGCGGAGTATTAGGCGATGGTCGTTATCCGTTATTAGCACTTTGGGATGCATCTGGAACTGAAATTAATAGTATAAATTTCAACTATACAGCAAACTCTATTAATGTACAATCTAACAATTTAACTATTGGAGATTGGTATTACATATCGGCAGACAACTATAATTCTACTAGTTACCGTGGTAGCTTTACCTTATGTGTAGATGATAAAGTGAATTTTAATTATAAAGAAGGAGCTCTAGAAATACCGCATACCGCAAACTGGTGTTCTGCAGATGCAGAATATACTACAGTTTACGGATCTCCCGATCAGGTTAAAGGTTCTGCTTGGTCTAGTGATCCAAACGCTAATGTCTGGTTTAAATTTAAAGCCACAACTACGCAAATTAATGCTGAAGTAAAGCATGGCGGTACATTTGGTAGTGCGCGCTATCCCTTATTAGCACTTTGGGATGCATCTGGAACTGAAGTTAATAGTACAAATTTCAACTATTCAGCAGACTACGTTAATGTTCAATCTAGCAATTTAACTATTGGAGATTGGTACTACATATCGGCAGATAATTACAATTCTACCGCCTATCGTGGCAGTTTTACTTTATGTGTTGACGATAAGGTTAATTTCGATTATAAAGAAGGTGCTATTGAAGTGCCACATACTGCGGATTGGTGCTCTGCTGATGCTGAATACTCAACAATACACGCATCTCCCGATGGCACGAAAGGTTCTGCATGGGCTAACGGACCAAACTTTAACGTATGGTTTAAGTTTAAAGCTACCTCTACACAAGTAAATGCTGAAGTAAAAAAGGACGGTACCTTTGGAGACATGCGCTATTCTTACGTAGCACTTTGGGAAGAAGATGGTACTGAAATTACAAGTAAAAATTACAATAATGCGCTTAACACCAGAAATGTTCAATCTAACAATTTAACTATTGGAAATTGGTATTATATATCTGTCGATAATCACAGCTCTACAAGTTATAGCGGCACCTTTACTTTATGTGTAGATGATGAAGTAGATTTCGATTATAAAGAAGGTGCTATTGAAGTTCCACACACCACAAGTTGGTGCTCTGGCGATGATGAATATAATACCTACAACGCCTCTCCCGATGGTACAAAAGGTTCTAGTTGGTATGATGGACCTAATTACAATGTATGGTTTAAATTTCAAGCTACGGCAGCACAAGTAAACGCTCAAGTAAAAATAGGAGACCCGTCTAAAAATATTCGTTATGCTTCTATGGCACTTTGGGATCAATCAGGAAATGAAGTTAAAAGTGCTAGTTATTACAGCGTTGATAGCTCAATTAATGTACAAACCAATAATTTAACCATTGGAGACTGGTATTATATTTCTGTAGACCATAGAAATAGCATCTATTATATGGGTGACTTCACGTTGTGTATTGAAGATAAAGTAGGTTACGATTATAAAGAAGGCGCTATTGAAGTCCCTCACACAACCTCTTGGTGTTCCGAAGATGAAGAATATACAACATTCAATGCCTCTCCCGATGAAGCCAAAGGAAGCAATTGGTACGATGGACCTAATTACAATGTTTGGTTTAAATTTCAGGCCACAGCTGCCCAAATAAATGCACATCTTAAAATAGGCGGAACATACGGAGATATAGCTTACCCTTTTATTGCTATTTGGGATAATGCCGGAACAGAAATTAAAAGCACTAATTATTACAGCAGTTACAGTTCTATTAAAGTACAATCAAACAATTTAATTGTTGGAGATTGGTATTATATATCGGTAGATCATCGAGACAATATTAATTATCGTGGTACATTTAGTTTATGTATCGAAGATAAAGTCGATTTCGATTATAAAGAAGGAGCTGTTGAAGTTCCTCATACCGACTCTTGGTGTTCTGGAGATGCAGATTACTCTACAGTTCATGCTTCAGCCGACAGTGATAGAGGTAGCACATGGTTTGATGGCCCTAACTATAACGTTTGGTTTAAGTTTCAAGCTACTTCAACACAATTAAGAGCAGACGTGAAAATTGGTGGCGCTTATGGCGACGTAGATTTCCCTTTTATTGCTCTTTGGGATGCTACTGAAACCGAAATTAAAAGCACGAATTACTATAACAATGAATCTATTAACCTACAAACCAATAATTTAATTATTGGAGACTGGTATTACATATCAGTAGATCATAGAAATAGTATTTATTACCGTGGTACTTTTACTTTATGTATTGAAAACAAAGTAGGTTATGATTATAAAGAAGGTGCATTAGAAGTACCGCATACCGCAAATTGGTGTTCCGGAGATGCTGAGTATTCTACAATTCATGCAACAGCAGATCGAGATAAAGGTAGTGCTTGGTTCGATGGCCCGAATTACAACGTCTGGTTTAAATTTCAAGCCACAACAACACAACTAAAAGCCGATTTAAAAATTGGTGGTGTATATGGCAATATGGATTACCCCTATATAGCACTTTGGGATGTTGCAGGAACAGAAATTAAAAGTGAGAATTACTTTAATAGTACCGACTCTATCAATCTACAATCCAACAGTTTAACTATTGGAGATTGGTATTATATATCAGTAGATCATAGAAACGCAGCCTATTACCGTGGTGCATTTAGTTTATGTATTGAAAATACAATAGATTATGATTATTATGAAGCCGCTATAGATATCACTTCATTAATAAACTCTTGTTCTGCAGATGCCATTTACACAACACGAGGAGCTTCTCCAGATCTAAATAGCGGAACAGCTTGGAATAATAGTGGGCCTAAATACAACCGATGGTTCAAATTTATCGCTCCTCCAGTTTCAGGTCAATTTAATATTCTAATTGATAGAGGTGACGAAAAAGGTACACAGAGAGGAACTCAAGTGGCCTTATGGAAAGATGGAGGAACTATAGAAGTCAACAGTGCTAGATATTCATCTTCAAATGATGATGTTACATTATCTGCTACTAATTTAATACCAGGAGACACCTATTATATCTCGGTAGACACATACTCAAGTAATAGCTATACCGGTACATTCACAATCTGTTTAGAAAATACATTTATAGATTTTAATGGTACGGATTATTATGTAGACTTTGGCAGAAACCATAATTTTACGAGTCAATTTTCATTAGAATCTTGGGTACTTCAAAAAACAAATTCAGGAACAGCTGCTATAATTTCAAAAGGAGAAACCCAAACAGGTAATCTTAGAGGATATCATTTAACTATAAAAAATGGTTACCCTAATCTATCTTGGTACGATAATTCAGGAAATGCTATTTTAGATCTCTCTTCACCTTTCAAAATTACCGAGAATACTTGGCACCATGTGGCAACATCATTTAACGGAAGCATAGCATCACTATACCTCGATGGTGTTTTAGTTGCAAGCCAAAGTACAAGTAGACCTTTAAGTAATAATCAATCTTTTTTAATCGGAGCGAGTTATGATAGCAGTTCGGCTTCTTCAGTAAAAAATAATTTCAATGGTTTTATAGATGAAGTTCGTGTATGGAATGTCGGCTTAACACAACAGCAGATTCAAGATATGATGAATCAGGAAATAGCTCAATCTGGAACTGTTGTAAACGGTAAAATTACGAATCAAGATGTTCATTCTGGTTTACGCTGGTCTAATTTAAGAGGATATTATCCTATGACAGATAACACCGCCACCGACCATTCAAACTATAATATAGATGGTACATCAAAAAACAATACCACTACCATTCAAGCACAAACCGCACCATTACCATATAAATCTACAACAAACGGAAATTGGGAAAATGCAACAATATGGTTAAATAACGATGTACAATACGCGCCAAACACAGATATGTATGGTACGCACATAAATTGGAACATAGCAGAAATTAATCATAATATAAATAATACCACGGGACATAGTGTTTCTGCTTTAATAATAGATAGTCCTGGGACATTAACAGTAAAAGCTTCCGATAGTTTAAGTGTTTCTAGATATTTAAAATTAAATGGTGAGCTTACTTTAGAAGGAGACTCTCAACTTATACAAGGTGCAGACAGCGAACTAGATGTTACGAGTTCGGGGACTTTATTAAAAAACCAACAAGGAAGCGCTGATACCTTCACTTATAATTATTGGTCATCTCCAGTTGGCCCTCAAAACATAACTTCAAACAATAACAGCTATAAATTACCAGAAATTTTTGATGGTGTTACCTTTTTAACATCAGGTTACAATGGATCTGTATCTCCTTTAGGTATTTCTACAGCTTGGATTTGGAAATTCAACAATAGAACAAGCGATGATTATTCGGAATGGCAACATGTAGGAAACACAGGTTCTCTTCTGCCTGGCGAAGGCTTTTCTATGAAAGGCCCAGGGTCTGGAATACCATCAGAATTGCAAAACTACCTATTAAAAGGAAAACCTAATAATGGGGATATTAACTTAACCATTAACGCTGGTAACGAATATTTAGTTGGTAACCCTTACCCGTCTGCAATAGACGCCAAAGCCTTTATATTAGATAATGGTACCACTATCGCTGGGCCAGGATCTACAACTGGAACACTTTATTTCTGGGAACATTGGGGAGGAAATTCGCATAATTATAGTAGCTATCAAGGCGGTTACGCTTCGTATTCGCTATCAGGCGGTGTACCAGCAGCATCAAAAGCTTCAAGTAATCCGGATGTTGATCAAGGGGGCGTATCCACAAAAACACCAGGTAGATACATACCTGTTGCTCAAGGATTTTTTGTCGCTGCAGAAGCAACAGGAACTATAAAATTTAATAATGCACAACGTGTATTTCAAACTGAAGATGGTACCAATTCTGTTTTCCTTAAATCTACTAATAGTAAAAACACAAATACTTCTCCAAACAATCATGACGATTTACGAGAGAAATTAAGAATTGGGTTTTACTCAACAAACAAGATTAAAAGACAACTGTTAACTACCGTAGACCCAAGTGCATCTATTGGTTATGATTGGGGTTATGACGGACCAAACATCGACTATCAAATTGATGATATGTATTGGTTAATTGATGATAACACCTACGTTATACAAGGTATAGATGAAATTACAGAAACAACCGTTTTACCATTAGGTATTCACTTAAAAAACGAAGGTGTAAATATTATTTCTATCGACGAGATAGAGAATGAAGTAACGCCGTATGATATCTATCTTCATGATAAAGAGTTAAACCTTTATCACAATTTAAGAGAAAGCAATTATTATGTAACCTTAATAGCGGGTAAATATCTAGATCGTTTTGAAATCACCTTCACAAACAGTTCGGAAACATTAGGCACAACAGCTTTAGAGTTGGTAAACCGACCTGTATTAGTTTCTTTTTCTAACGATAATGAAAGTGTTGTTATTAGCAATCCAAATGCACTTTACATAAAGTCTACAGAAATTTTTAATATGTTAGGTCAGTCTGTTTATAGTTTTGACACTAAATCTAATGAAACATCTATAATTCAAGCTACTGAAAATATTAGTACAGGCTCTTATATTATAAAACTAAACACAGATAATGGTATTGTTACCAACAAGGTGTTAATAGAATAG
- the hisS gene encoding histidine--tRNA ligase: MAQKPSIPKGTRDFNPEQVAKRNYIFNCIRGAFQTFGFQPIETPSFENSDTLMGKYGEEGDRLIFKILNSGDYLNKANEKAYSEKDSTKLTPSISEKALRYDLTVPFARYVVQHQNEIEFPFKRYQIQPVWRADRPQKGRFREFFQCDADVVGSKSLWQEVEFIQLYDTVFSALKLEGVTIKINNRKILSGIAEVIGASDKLIDFTVALDKLDKIGEEKVKEEMRSKGISEEGITKLQPLFTLSGDFESQIESLKSILDTSEEGKKGIEELAFINEAISELGLKTAALQLDVTLARGLNYYTGAIFEVAAPKTVSMGSVGGGGRYDDLTGIFGMKDVSGVGISFGLDRIYLVLEELDLFPETVSKNIEVLFINFGDKEALFSLKAIKVLRENDINAELYPDAAKMKKQMNHANKRAIPFVVLVGDNEMESDTYTLKNMVSGEQLNVSLPDLIKQIK; this comes from the coding sequence ATGGCTCAAAAACCAAGTATTCCAAAAGGAACTAGAGATTTTAACCCAGAACAAGTCGCAAAACGAAACTATATTTTTAATTGTATTCGTGGCGCTTTTCAAACCTTCGGATTTCAACCTATAGAAACTCCAAGCTTTGAAAACTCCGATACCTTAATGGGAAAATACGGAGAAGAAGGTGATCGTTTGATTTTTAAAATTTTGAATTCAGGTGATTATTTAAACAAAGCTAATGAGAAAGCTTACTCTGAAAAAGACTCGACCAAATTAACTCCGAGTATTTCAGAAAAAGCACTTCGATACGATTTAACCGTGCCTTTTGCTAGATATGTGGTACAACATCAAAACGAGATAGAATTTCCTTTTAAGCGTTATCAAATACAGCCGGTTTGGCGTGCAGATAGACCACAAAAAGGTCGTTTTAGAGAGTTTTTTCAATGTGATGCCGATGTCGTTGGATCTAAATCACTTTGGCAAGAAGTAGAGTTTATTCAGCTTTACGACACTGTTTTTTCAGCATTAAAACTAGAAGGTGTTACTATAAAAATTAATAACCGAAAAATACTTTCAGGTATTGCAGAAGTTATTGGGGCTAGCGATAAATTAATCGATTTCACGGTGGCTTTAGATAAGCTTGATAAAATAGGAGAGGAGAAGGTAAAAGAAGAAATGCGTTCTAAAGGAATTTCAGAAGAAGGCATTACAAAACTTCAACCGTTATTTACACTTTCTGGCGATTTTGAATCTCAAATTGAAAGTTTAAAATCTATTTTAGATACTTCCGAAGAAGGGAAAAAAGGTATTGAAGAATTGGCTTTTATTAACGAAGCTATTTCAGAATTAGGTTTGAAAACGGCAGCATTGCAACTTGATGTTACTTTAGCCAGAGGTTTAAATTATTACACTGGTGCTATTTTTGAAGTTGCTGCACCAAAAACGGTGAGCATGGGTTCTGTTGGTGGCGGTGGTCGTTACGACGATTTAACTGGCATTTTCGGTATGAAAGATGTGAGTGGTGTTGGTATTAGTTTTGGTTTAGATCGTATTTATTTAGTTTTAGAAGAACTTGATTTATTTCCTGAAACGGTATCAAAAAACATTGAAGTGTTATTTATCAACTTTGGAGATAAAGAGGCTTTATTCAGTTTAAAAGCTATTAAGGTGTTACGTGAAAATGATATTAACGCAGAACTTTACCCTGATGCTGCTAAAATGAAAAAACAAATGAATCACGCTAATAAACGTGCTATTCCTTTTGTAGTTTTAGTTGGTGATAACGAAATGGAATCGGATACTTATACTTTAAAAAATATGGTATCGGGTGAACAACTAAATGTATCGCTACCTGATTTGATAAAACAAATAAAGTAA
- a CDS encoding DUF6495 family protein has product MKYSRLTKEQFEELHQEFINFLATQSITADEWTNLKANKPDLAEMELDVFSDLIWEGALNKAEYLEHFAPKHMYLFHLKEDQMHAIVVNIKNDVDITTQEGYDWLRENLMDENVEFLQADKAYSDSKNLDKFKMIEQGASITKGELYQYFYKLIN; this is encoded by the coding sequence ATGAAGTATTCAAGATTAACAAAAGAACAATTCGAAGAATTACACCAAGAATTTATAAACTTTTTGGCAACCCAATCTATAACTGCCGATGAGTGGACCAACTTAAAAGCTAATAAACCCGATTTAGCTGAAATGGAATTGGATGTGTTTAGCGATTTAATTTGGGAAGGCGCCTTAAATAAAGCAGAGTATCTTGAGCATTTTGCTCCAAAACACATGTATTTATTTCATTTAAAGGAAGATCAAATGCATGCCATCGTAGTTAACATTAAAAATGATGTTGATATTACAACCCAAGAAGGTTACGATTGGCTTCGTGAAAACTTAATGGACGAAAACGTTGAGTTTTTACAAGCAGATAAAGCGTATTCTGATTCTAAAAACTTAGATAAGTTTAAAATGATTGAACAAGGCGCTTCTATTACTAAAGGTGAATTGTATCAATATTTTTATAAGTTGATTAATTAA
- a CDS encoding glycerophosphodiester phosphodiesterase family protein: protein MKYIVILCLFVVSFSCKEEPKKQEASAKSVLIERLAYQANKTPVISVHRGGKSIENYPENCLETLKYINDSIPAVYEIDIAKTKDNVLVLMHDNSLGRTSTGEGDITNYTYQELLQYNLEDDFGNETTFKIPLFKDVLLWAKANNVILTIDIKKSVSVEQVVALVKETGAEDISVIITYDMKQASAAYKAAPELLLSVSARNDKELDWLLHSEIPTENMIAFTGTRLSPEAFYKKLHDLGITCMLGTLGNLDKQAQAKGDHLYQKWVDLGVDVIATDRPFAAAASLNIKK, encoded by the coding sequence ATGAAATATATAGTTATACTTTGTCTTTTTGTAGTCAGTTTTTCTTGTAAAGAAGAACCTAAAAAACAAGAAGCATCTGCAAAATCAGTTTTAATTGAGCGTTTGGCTTATCAGGCTAATAAAACTCCTGTTATTAGTGTGCACAGAGGAGGTAAATCTATAGAGAACTACCCAGAAAATTGTTTGGAAACCTTAAAGTACATAAACGATAGTATTCCTGCTGTTTATGAAATTGATATCGCTAAAACCAAGGATAATGTACTTGTTTTAATGCACGATAATAGCTTAGGTAGAACCTCCACAGGCGAAGGTGATATTACAAATTATACCTATCAAGAATTATTACAGTATAATTTAGAAGACGATTTTGGTAACGAAACTACTTTTAAAATTCCATTATTTAAAGATGTTCTTCTTTGGGCAAAAGCAAATAATGTGATATTAACTATCGATATAAAAAAGAGTGTCTCTGTAGAACAAGTAGTCGCTTTGGTTAAAGAAACTGGTGCTGAAGATATTTCGGTGATTATTACTTATGATATGAAACAAGCCAGCGCAGCCTACAAAGCAGCTCCAGAATTATTGTTATCCGTATCTGCAAGAAACGACAAAGAATTAGATTGGTTGTTACATTCTGAAATTCCTACGGAAAACATGATTGCTTTTACTGGAACTAGATTATCTCCTGAAGCATTTTATAAAAAATTACACGATTTAGGAATTACCTGTATGCTCGGTACTTTAGGTAACTTAGATAAGCAAGCACAAGCTAAAGGTGACCATCTTTATCAGAAATGGGTAGATTTAGGTGTTGATGTTATTGCAACCGATAGGCCTTTTGCAGCGGCTGCAAGTTTAAATATTAAAAAATAA